One stretch of Podospora pseudoanserina strain CBS 124.78 chromosome 4, whole genome shotgun sequence DNA includes these proteins:
- a CDS encoding hypothetical protein (EggNog:ENOG503NXTR; COG:M) produces MWPGDSIDNLPVQPPSGLDDMDNDHYADSVSSSSPSDSPAASSPLTSPDLSEDGFDIDRSPSPLGGREQEAGSPKFTLVIGGLGYIGSHTVLELLREGHNVIIVDNLSNSYQTILDSIKTLTAKHCKANGRRMPLIHFHRLDYRSRSMRFLIESYTDLVMSIDGSGRQRMTYQSRIEGVIHFAAYKSVEESIRRPLQYYQNNVCGLVSLLQQLDKYNIHNFIFSSSATVYGSKANTGEPLRESDLIHHAEERVDESTGERIVTQPSAVGLSCPYARTKYFSEAILADVAAANPAWRIVALRYFNPVGCDPSGLLGENPRGEATNLYPVLTQVLTGQRERLNVFGTDWATRDGTAVRDYIHVLDVARGHISALGWNGDRGGTGFRAFNLGSGTGTTVLEAVRSLEAASKRTVSLDWAGRRPGDVGVCVASTERASKELGWSPRESVAQCASDLWNFVERTLGLQQQQQQQQQSVKV; encoded by the exons ATGTGGCCCGGGGATTCCATCGACAACCTACCTGTTCAACCTCCCAGCGGACTTGACGACATGGACAACGACCACTACGCAGACTCGGTgagctcttcctcgccgtcggATTCACCCGCCGCGAGCTCGCCGCTCACTAGTCCCGACTTATCTGAGGATGGCTTCGACATTGATCgttccccatcaccacttGGTGGTCGTGAACAAGAAGCTGGCAGCCCCAAGTTCACCCTCGTCATCGGGGGTCTTGGGTATATCGGATCACACACCGTGTTGGAGCTTCTAAGAGAGGGGCACAATG TCATCATTGTCGacaacctcagcaacagctaCCAGACCATCCTGGACAGCATCAAGACCTTGACGGCCAAGCACTGCAAGGCCAATGGCAGGAGGATGCCCTTGATCCACTTCCACCGTCTCGACTATCGCAGCCGATCGATGCGGTTCCTCATCGAGAGCTACACGGACCTTGTCATGTCGATcgacggcagcggcaggcAGCGCATGACGTACCAGTCCCGCATCGAGGGGGTGATCCACTTTGCGGCTTACAAGTCGGTCGAGGAGTCGATACGGCGGCCGTTGCAGTACTACCAGAACAACGTCTGCGGGCTCGTATCGCTGCTCCAGCAGCTCGACAAGTACAACATCCACAATTTTATCTTTAGCAGCTCGGCGACCGTGTACGGGTCCAAGGCCAACACGGGCGAGCCGCTGCGGGAGTCGGACCTGATCCACCACGCCGAAGAGCGGGTCGACGAGTCGACGGGCGAGCGCATCGTGACGCAGCCGTCGGCGGTGGGCCTGTCGTGCCCCTACGCGCGGACAAAGTACTTCAGCGAAGCTATTCTTGCAGATGTGGCGGCCGCGAACCCGGCCTGGCGCATCGTGGCACTGCGCTACTTCAACCCCGTTGGCTGCGACCCGTCGGGACTGCTGGGGGAGAACCCGCGGGGGGAGGCGACCAACCTGTACCCCGTGCTGACACAGGTGCTGACGGGGCAGAGGGAAAGGCTAAACGTATTCGGCACAGACTGGGCGACACGGGACGGCACGGCGGTTCGAGACTACATTCACGTCCTGGACGTGGCGCGGGGCCACATCTCGGCGCTCGGGTGGAACGGCGATCGCGGGGGGACAGGGTTCCGCGCCTTCAATCTCGGGAGCGGCACAGGCACCACTGTGCTCGAAGCAGTCCGGAGCCTCGAGGCCGCATCGAAAAGGACTGTCTCACTGGACTGGGCCGGACGAAGACCAGGAGACGTTGGCGTCTGCGTGGCGTCTACCGAGCGAGCCAGCAAGGAGCTGGGGTGGTCACCGCGGGAGAGCGTCGCCCAGTGCGCATCAGATCTGTGGAACTTTGTCGAGAGGACCTTGGggctgcagcagcagcagcagcagcagcagcagtcagtCAAGGTGTGA
- a CDS encoding hypothetical protein (EggNog:ENOG503P167; CAZy:GH114; COG:S): MCLSAGRKAETRILILERLFLACHICRQTRLKRMEGKEGRLRRNSRESRLSRRQKLVLAAVAAVLIIVLIVGLGLGLGLKNRGGGGGDDDSLPPAPQPTTIWQPKVNTSWQIILNAKLDIDPNNPVVEPDVDVYDIDMFMHQNSRAVSSLHKLNKKVICYFSAGSYEKNRPDSSKFPEEDIGLVLDGWPDERWLNISSPAIREIMVGRIEIASRMGCDAVDPDNVDGYQNENGMDLTPEDSVSFMTFLADEAHKRNMAIGLKNAGDIVKTMLPRMQFAVNEECAEFNDCRTFSQFVDAGKPVFHIEYPEGAPFNTNAEQKQAYCNAPGANGFSTILKGMNLNFGAEYCDGRQLQ; encoded by the exons ATGTGTCTCTCGGCAGGGCGCAAAGCCGAAACTCGTATCCTGATTCTCGAACGTCTTTTTTTGGCATGTCACATCTGCCGCCAAACCCGCCTGAAA AGAATGGAGGGTAAAGAGGGCAGGTTGCGGAGGAATAGTAGGGAATCGAGGCTGTCACGCCGGCAGAagctggtgctggctgcCGTGGCCGCCGTGTTGATCATCGTCCTGAttgtcggcctcggcctcggtctCGGTCTCAAGAAccggggcggcggcggaggagacgaCGATTCACTACCACCGGctcctcaacccaccaccatctggcAGCCCAAGGTCAACACGTCATGGCAGATCATCCTCAACGCGAAGCTCGACAttgaccccaacaaccctgTTGTCGAACCCGACGTCGACGTGTACGACATTGACATGTTCATGCACCAAAACTCGCGCGCCGTGTCGAGTCTGcacaagctcaacaagaaggTCATCTGCTACTTCAGCGCCGGGTCCTACGAGAAGAACCGTCCTGACTCGTCCAAGTTCCCCGAGGAGGACATCGGCCTTGTCCTGGACGGGTGGCCGGACGAGAGATGGCTCAACATCAGCAGCCCGGCGATCAGGGAGATCATGGTCGGCCGCATCGAAATCGCCAGCAGGATGGGCTGCGACGCTGTCGATCCTGACAATGTCGATGGGTACCAGAACGAGAACGGGATGGACCTGACACCGGAGGATTCCGTCTCCTTCATGACCTTCCTCGCCGACGAGGCTCACAAGCGCAACATGGCCATCGGCCTCAAGAACGCCGGCGACATTGTCAAGACGATGCTGCCGCGGATGCAGTTTGCCGTCAACGAGGAATGCGCCGAGTTCAACGACTGCAGGACCTTCTCTCAGTTTGTCGACGCGGGCAAGCCCGTGTTCCACATTGAGTACCCCGAAGGAGCTCCGttcaacaccaacgccgAGCAAAAGCAGGCGTACTGCAACGCCCCAGGGGCGAATGGGTTCAGCACCATTCTCAAGGGGATGAACCTCAATTTTGGGGCTGAGTACTGCGATGGAAGGCAG CTGCAATAG
- a CDS encoding hypothetical protein (COG:S; CAZy:GH135; EggNog:ENOG503PEI9), with protein MGTKMTKLSSPSQNNNKALILLPLYIYPSPDAWTPLLLAANRHPTLQFLVVVNPSNGPGEGDRPDENYVRVLQQLRDVENVKLVGYVYCSYGKREQGEMRRDVERYKVWGCEKRGCGVDIKGIFFDEAPADGGHVGYMAEAAGEVRSALGEEAVVVYNPGVFPDQGYWEKGDYVVVFENVAREWWGGYVRENVKKLPKELRERSVVIAHSCQGDEKERILADVRRERWGAHFLTEEGGYESWDGGWGGYVGEADEEWDGEEEGGCC; from the exons ATGGGCACCAAAATGACCAAactctcttccccctcccaaaacaacaacaaagccctcatcctcctccccctctacatctacccctcccccgacgcCTGGACCCCCCTGCTGCTCGCCGCAAACCGGCACCCCACCCTCCagttcctcgtcgtcgtcaacccGTCCAATGGCCCCGGGGAGGGCGACAGGCCGGACGAGAACTACGTCCGGGTGCTTCAACAGCTGAGGGATGTGGAAAATGTAAAGTTGGTGGGGTATGTCTACTGCAGCTatgggaagagggagcagggagagatgaggagggatgTAGAGAGGTATAAAGTTTGGGGGTGTGAGAAGAGGGGTTGC GGCGTGGATATCAAGGGGATTTTCTTTGACGAGGCGCCTGCTGATGGGGGCCATGTGGGGTATATGGCTGAGGCCGCGGGGGAGGTAAGGAGTGCGCTTGGGgaagaggcggtggtggtgtataaCCCGGGGGTTTTTCCTGATCAGGGGTattgggaaaagggggattACGTGGTTGTTTTTGAGAATGTAGCCagggagtggtgggggggttatgTGAGGGAGAATGTGAAGAAGTTACCAAAagagttgagggagaggagtgtGGTTATTGCGCATAGTTGTCAGGGAGACGAAAAAGAGAGGATATTGGCGGATGTGAGGAGGGAGCGGTGGGGGGCGCACTTTttgacggaggagggggggtatgagagttgggatgggggttggggggggtaTGTGGGtgaggcggatgaggagtgggatggggaggaagagggggggtgttgttga
- a CDS encoding hypothetical protein (EggNog:ENOG503PX3C): MKLSLVAVAVAAAFSSTVLAHSSSPADVNMLEMRAAKGKGKHNKHEHPKHDFRLACVCEPDRCPTFLQGKSLCECKAAHLEGCYLKSQRGCPKPSAKKC, encoded by the exons ATGAAGCTCTCattggttgctgttgcagttgctgctgccttcTCGTCGACGGTGCTGGCTCACTCGAGCTCACCGGCCGACGTGAACATGCTGGAGATGCGAGCTGCCAAGGGCAAAGGCAAGCACAACAAGCACGAACACCCCAAGCATGACTTTCGTCTGGCTTGTGTTTGCGAGCCCGACCGGTGTCCGACGTTTCTGCAGGGCAAGTCG CTGTGCGAGTGCAAGGCAGCCCACCTCGAGGGATGCTACTTGAAATCGCAGAGAGGATGCCCAAAGCCCTCGGCTAAg AAGTGTTGA